The Roseimicrobium gellanilyticum DNA segment GGACTCATCCTGAACACGCGGGCGGACTATGCGGGCATGGACCTCAACCGGAACTTCAACCACCCCTCCGAGCCAGTCGTCGCCTCCTGGCGCAAGGTCATCAAGGGCCGGAAGCTTGCCATCGGACTCTGCCTGCATGAGGACTACGATGGACAGGGATGCTATCTCTACGAACTCAACGGCAGCAAACACATTCTGGGAGAGCGCATCCTCGCGGACACCTCCGTGTTGATCCCCAAAGACTGCCGGAAGCGTATTGATGGTCGGGCGGCCAAGGCCGGGCTCATCCGGCGAAAGGTGATACCGGAAATGACTGGCCAGCCTGAGGCGATTGTGTTGCACTTACACGGTGCCCCAATCACCCTCACGTTTGAGTCCCCCTCCGAGTTCTGCATCGTGGAGCGCATCGCGGTGCAGAAGCGGTTCATCGAATCCTCCCTGAAGCATGCGCTTGGTCTCACGTAGGACAGCCGATGTCGCCCACTGCTTCCCGCGTCTCCTTGCGGCGCTGACCCTCGCCGCGTGCATGGCCCTGTGCAGTTGTGCCATGGCCACTTCGAAAAAAACTGTGAAACCCTCTCTCGGAAAGGACACCTGGCAGAGCTACGACGGCAAGGTCATGCCGTGGAGTGACAAACCCGTCCAGGGGCAGAAGAAGCCCAAGGCCGTGGTCATTACCGTGCATGGTCTCAGCGGGGCCGCCATGGACTTCTGGATGCTGGAGGACGAGTGGCCGCGTCGCAACGTGGCTGTGTGTGGCATGCAATTGCGCGGCCAGGGGAATGACCCGGTGAAGCGCGACCGGGGAAATGTCTCCAGCGCGAAGGTGTGGCAAAAGGACCTCGTGACCTTCCACCAACTGGTGAGGGAGCGGTATCCCGGAGTGCCCGTGTTCTGGTACTCGGAAAGTCTGGGCACGCTCATCGCCCTGCACGCCATCACCAGCCAGATGCCGGATTCAAGCCAGTGGCCCGCTGGCATTGTGATGTCCTCGCCTGCTGCTGGTCTGCGGCTGCGGCCCAAGGGGCTGCGAGCCACCATGCTGAATACCGCCATTGCCACCATGCCGTTCATCCGCGTGAATCTGGAGAGACTCGGCGGTGTCAATGACAAGGACATTCGCGTGACGCACGACACCACGCATGGCGCGCAGATGGCCATCACCTCGCACTACGTGTCCCACTTCAGCCTGCGGCTTCTGGGGGAAGTCGATCTCATGATGCGCACCGTGCCCGCTGCCGCACCCCAGGTGCAGGTGCCCGTGCTCATGCTTGCCAGTCCGAATGACGTGATCGCGAGTGAAGAGCAGATTCGCGCCTTCTTCGAGATTCTTGGCAGCCATGACAAGACCATCCACTGGTATCTAGAGTCCTACCATCTGCTCCTGCACGACACACAGCGCCAACAGGTGCTGAAGGACGCGACAGAGTGGGTGGAGAGCCGGGCGGGGAGCGCGAGACCTTAGGGCGGTTTAAACAAAATCGTGGCCTTCGATCAGGGGTGACTTGCCGCACCGCGACCAGCAGTCGCAGCCGCAGCAGTACCAAGACTTACTGCCGTGGCGGATGGTTCAGGCCGTGGTTGTGGCTGCGAGCGCTGGTCGCGGTTGGGGTGGCGCGCCCCAAGACGAAAATGGCTACACTGTAACTTAAACCGCTCTAGTGTCCTGTCAGATTAGTGTTTTGAATAAGTGGCGATGGGCGTATGTTCTGGCATGGCTAGAACGGGACGTCCTGTCATCCACATCGTACTTTCGGACAGCGAGAGAGATTTTCTTGAGCTTCTTTGCCGCAAGCGGAGTGCCCCTATCACCGAGGTCAAACGTGCCAAGTCCATTTTGCTGATGGCCGAAGGGCTTGCCAACAAGGCCATCGCACGGCGTGTTGGGTTTTGTCCTGCGACTGTGGGCACCTTGCGCTCACGCTTTGACCAGGTGCGCTTGGAAGGTATCAGTGATCTGCCGCGCAGTGGACCTCCGCGCAAGATTGGGGATGATAAAGTCGAGGCGTTGATTGCAAAAACGCTCCACACCAAACCCAAGGGGGCCACGCATTGGAGCACTCGTAAGATGGCAGGCAAGATGGGCATTTCCCATGACAGTGTCTCACGCATCTGGAGAGCTTTTGGACTCAAACCCCACCGGGCCGATTCCTTCCAGATTTCCACCGATCCCCACTACGTTGACAAAGTCCGGGATGTGGTCGGGCTCTACATGAGCCCTCCGGAAAACGCTCTGGTGCTCTGTGTTGATGAGAAGAGCCAGATTCAAGCTCTTGAACGTTCCCAGCCTGTGTTGCCCATGCGCCCAGGCAAACCCGAAGGGCACACCCCGGAGTATTACCGCCATGGTACCACGTCGCTATTCGCTGCACTGGATGTAAAGAGCGGCAAGGTGATTGCAAAATGCTACCCAAGACACCGGGCCAAAGAGTTTATGGCCTTCCTTATCAACATCGAAAATCATGTCGCCGCAGAGGTCTGCGCAGGCAAGGAGGTGCACCTGATTTTGGATAACTACGCAACCCACAAATCGGCCAGTGTCATGAAGTGGCTCATCAAACGACCGCATTGGCATCTTCACTTCACGCCTACGCACGCGTCCTGGCTCAACCAAGTCGAACGCTTCTTCGCCCTGATTACCAACGAAGCGATTCGACGCGGCAACTTCCTCAGTGTGCAAAAGCTCGTTGCCGCCATCCAAAGCTACCTGGATGAACACAATGCCCAGCCTAAGCCCTTTGTTTGGACGGCAGGGGCAGACAGAATCCTCGAAAACACGGCCAACTTCTGTAAGTCAATAGTCTGACAGGACACTAGTATTTGGTAAGTAGTAGGCAGTGAGTAGTTCTGACTGTCGTCCGCACGGGCAGACCTTCTACTTACTAACTACTACTTACTTCCTGCTACGTGCCGGATGCAGGAGTTGGGCGGCCTCACATCGGCACGCCGAGCTTCTGATTCTCCACCCAGCGCACGGCGTAGCGGACCACGGCGGCACCGTTTTCCAGCTTCAGGCGGTCGCGGATGTGGGCGCGGTGCACTTCCACGGTCTTCGGGCTGATGTTCAGTGCTTCGGCGATGCCTTCGGTGCTCTTGCCTTCACCGAGGAGTTGGAAGACTTCGAATTCGCGGTCGCTCAGGCCTTGCACGCCATCGGCGGAGCGCCCGGAGGATTTGCCGGAGAAGGCGTCCATCACGTACTCACTCATCGCGGGGCTCAGGTAGCGGCCGCCATTGAGCACGGTGCGCATGGCGTGCAGCAGGGTGGCGCCGTCCGCATCCTTCATCACATAGCCACGGGCACCGGCCTTGAGCACGCGCTGGGCGTAGAAGCCCTCGTCATGCATGGAGATCACGAGGATGGCCAGGTCAGGGTAGAGCGTGAGCGCGTCCTTGATGAGTTCTAAACCGTTGCGGCCGGGCATCGAGATATCCACGGCCAGCAGATCCGGCTTGTCCTTCTCCAGCGCACGGAGGGCGTCCTGGGTATTGGAAGCGGTGCTGCAACACACGAGGTCAGGCTGGCTGTCAACGAGTTGCTGCAGGCCTTCGCGCAGCATGGTGTGGTCATCCACCATGGCGATTCGGCGTTTCTGGGTTGTCTGGTTGGCGTCTGTGGTGCTCATGGCGTGGAGGGAGTGTCAGGGTTGCAACTGGAGTGGGGAGCGATGCAGGTGGCCACAGTGCCGTCAACACCATCGCTGCGGGGCTGGATCTGGATCATGGCGCCGATCGCTGCCGCCCTGTACTTCTGAATTTTAAGGCCCATCCCCTGATTATTAGGGCCTGGCCCCTGAAAAGATTTCCCATCGTTGGTCACTTCGATGCGGACGAATTCTGCGTTCATCTCAAGCCGGACCTCAATGCTGGTCGGATTTCCGTGTCGCACGGCATTGTTCAAAAACTCCTGGCTGATACGATAAAGATGCACGGCTGCACTCGGGCTTTCCACCATCACTGAATTCGGACAATAAAAGAAGCACGGAATATCATAAAGCGATTCTGTGGCTTTGACCAGCTTGTTCATGCCCACCATAAATCCTTCCCCAATCAGGTCCACGGGGGAAAGGCCTCGGGCAATTCCCCGACAGAGCTTGGTGGATTCACTCATCAAAAAACAGATTTCCGAGGCTTGCGCGGCCAGCGGCGACTCATTGTTCTTCAAGTGGTTGGCAATGAACTCAGACTTGAACTTGATGGCGGCGAGCCGCTGACAGAGGTCATCGTGAATGTCGTTCCCGATGCGGCGGCGCTCGCGTTCGCTGATGTTCAGAATCTCCTGCTCCAGCTCTTTGCGCTCCGTCACATCCCGTGAAAGGCCAGCCATTTTGGTGAGCCCACCGCGTTCATCTCGAACGGGAAACATACGAAGCTCTACCCAGCGGATTTTGCCATCGGCCCGCCGGATGCGGAACTCGCACTGCACCTCCGGCGCACCCTCCAGCAGGGGATCGGAGACATGCCACAGGGTATCGTGGTACTCTTCAAGTACGGAGCGCTTCCATGCCTCATACGAGTCCCGCATGAGTTCCGCCGGGTCCCTGCCAAAGAGCCGGGCGTAAGCCGGACTCACGTAGACCACCTTCTTGTCCGGCGTCGTGAGGAAAAACACGTCCTCGATGTTGTCTGCAATCTGGTCGAGGCGATTGCCGCTTTCCTTGAGCACACGGAAGATTTCCGAGAACTCGTCTGTCTTGCTGTTGAAGGCAGGTTTTGCTCCGACCGCCTGGAGCAGGGTGGTGTCATCAGTCTGAAACAGGTGGTTCATGCGGCTCCGCAGGAATCGACTCAAGAGCCACCACAGGATGCCACAGCCCACCACCTGCACCGCGCCGGTAAGCAGGGCGTGCTCGAACACCAGGTCCCGTTCATGCTTGAGGGACGCAGTCAGATCGTGCTGCACGATAGCGGCGCGATGGTGGCCCTCTTCGTTCCCGGCAGGCACGGGCTGCACCGCCCACACATGGGAGCCATCCCCGTTGGAGTGGTGGGGATTCCCATCTTGCAGGGCTTTCTCCATCAAGGCAATCGCGCCATCTGGAAGCACCTGGCGATAGGGCTTGTTTGTCCATTCAGGATTGGTGCTGCAGACCAGGGAGCCATTCTCGTCAACGAACACCGCCCAGCGAACGGCTTTGAAGCTGTTCGCGATTCGGCGGTTCATCTCCTGATGATCAGGAAGTTTCAGAACAGAGGCGTCCGCCAGTACGGAGGCCACGGCGGAGGCGTCGTGCATGACGCGCTCCTCGGCCTCTGCCAGCTCACTTTGAAGGTGCAGCCATGTACTGATGCCCGTCCATAGAAGACCAAACGCCAGAACGATGAGCGGGATGGCGTGGCGGAGAGGGAGTGGAGAGCGAAGCAGGGGGAGCTTCATGGAACGGATAACACCACATCCCCCCCAATACGCAAGCAGGGATTTTCGCAATCGAAGCAGGGAATTCCAGTGCGACGGTGAGCGGTGCGATGGTAGGACGGTGCGACTGTGCCACGGTGAAAAAGTCGCGCAGGGAGAGGTGCCACTGAGCGTCCTACCTCACGAAGGCCCTATGAATTTCATTGAGCTCTTGAGCACGCCAGAGCGCCGCACTGTCCTACCGTCCCACCGTCGAACTGCTTACTGCTGCACCGGCTTCTGCCACGCGCCCTGGGTCTGCGTCTTGCGCTTGAAGATGCGATCTCCGGCGCAGACGAAGAGCCACTCATGATTGGGGCCAGCGAATTCCACGCTCACTATCTTGGCGCCCTGGAAGGGGAGGGCGACAGTTCCCGAGTGGCGCCCCGTGGCGTCGAACACCTGGATGCCCAGTTCCGAGGTCACATAGTAGCGGCCAGCTGCGTCCGTGGTGCTGCCATCGCCCAGTGCTTCACCTTTGGCGTTGTTGGGGGAGACCTGCATCGTCATGTTGGGTGCGCCACCCACGAGTTTCCCATCAGGCTGAATCTGCCAGCTCCACACGTTCTTGCCGCCGTGCTCGGAGACGGCGAGTGTGGTCTGGTCTGCTGACAAGGTGATGCCATTCGGCCGCAGCACATGGCCTTCATCTGCCACAAAGGTCTTCCCATCCGGTGCGATGCCGTGAATGCGCTTCGTGCCAGTCTCGGTGAAGTACACAAAGCCCTTCTTGGTGACGATGAGGTCATTCGGCTTCACGTCCTTCATGAGTTCCTTCACCGTGCCGTCTTTCTCAAAGACGACCACGCGCGAGGCCTTGTTCTGGCAGGCGTAGATGCGTCCATCTGGGCCGAGTGCGAGGCCGCTGATGCCGGGTTGCTCATCGATCATGAGCGTCACCTTGCCGTCGAGTCCCAGCTTGTAGATGCCCTTGCCCACACGCACATCCGTGAAGAGAAGACTGCCGTCTTCCGTGGCACAGAGACCATCGGTGAAGGTTTGGCCGGTCACGGCTTCTTTCCAATCTTCACCCTCGATGAGGATGGCATGCGTGGAGGTGTCTTGAGCGGTGACGTTCCCGACAATGGCGAGGGCGAGGAGGGCGATGATCGATCTCATGATTTCGTGGGTTGCTTTAACATCTCTTTTCTGGCGAGCACAAAGGCATCTGTGGCCTGTTGTTCTCTGGTCTCCTGTCGGCGAATCCATGCTTCCGCTCCCCAGGTCATCAATGCCAGAAAGGAAAAGGTTGGCATCATGAGGAGAGAAAGCACGTATGCCAAATTGCTTGGAACGAGATAGAGCATCGCTCCGATGCCGGCGAAAACGAAATGCAGACCTGAAGCGGGAAAGCGAAGCTTGCTGGCAAGTGCCAGAACTACCCAGTGCAGAGGAATGAAGAGGATGAACCCGACCAAACCCAGCACGAAACAGCCCAGGGCTTCCCAGCCTTCGTCATTCATGGGCACATGATCTGGAGATGCGAACCAGGCGTCTCGCACAGAGAAGACCACCCCCAACACAAGCAGCACTGCCTGCAATGCAAACGGTGGGAAGGCGATCCTTGAGAGCATGGAGACTTGCTGGATGTCTACTTCCTCGCATCTCCCCACAGCCACTTCATGGCCTCGGGAAAGATGGCGCCGCCGTGCTTTGAATTGTGCTGGCCATCGCCGAGCTCAAACTTCACGTCGTACTTCATGTACGTGAGCGCGGCATACATCATCTTGTTTGCCAGTGGCCAGTTGCCGTAGGGATTGTCGAGATCGTTCTCACCGTCCTGCAGGTAGATGCGGATGGGCTTCCGCTCATGCACGCGAATGAGGTAGGGATACGCGTGGCCACCTGCGAGATCCACGTAGCTGCCGATGGTGGAGAAGACTTTGCGGAACTTGTCCGGCCGTTCCCACGCCACCGTGAAGGCACAGATGGCGCCGCTGCTCGCGCCGCCGATGGCCCAGCCTTCCGGATTCTCCGTGAGCTTGTAATCCTTCTGCACCTGGGGCAGCACTTCCTCCAGCAGGAAGCGCGTGTAGGCATTCCCCAGCGTGTTGTACTCCTTGCCGCGATTACTCACGCGCCAGGCATTCTCAGGTTTGTAGCTTCCGTTGTGTCCTGGATTGATGAAGACACCAATCGTCACCGGCATGTCTCCGCTGGCGATGAGGTTGTCGAACACAACCGGCACGCGCCAGTTCCCGGTGGTCTTCACGTAGTCATGTCCGTCCTGAAACACCATGAGGTTTGCAGGTTTCTCGGGCGTGTATTGCGCGGGAACATAGATCCACCAGTCGCGCGTGGTGCCCGGGAAAACCTTCGAGTCTGCGATGGGTGTCATGGCAATCACCTTGCCCTTGGGCACAGAGGGATTTTCCTGGGAGAGGGGACCCAGCTTGTAGTCGTCCATGGCGGACGCGCTGACGCAAAGGACGAGTGCGAAAAACGAAGTGAGCAATGACGGACGCATGGTGGAGTGATGGGACAGGGCAACGAGTCGTGCGATGGGAATGTTTCGTAGTGGGGGACGGAATCGCCTGTTTGGGAAATGACCAGCTACCCGGATGGCGGCGCGCTTCCTTGGGGAGCCTGCGCCTGCGCCACGGCTTCCCGGCATGGGGCACCGCACGTCCTTGCTGACGCAAATGACACAAACGTGCGCATGCAGCATACAATCCGACACGCGACGATAAGGAATGATCCGTGCGCTGGCGCGGATCGTGCAGGCTCCTTGTTTGCAAAAATCCCCCCGAATTCATGTCTCGTAAGACCCCCACCTTCAATCTACTCATCGATCGCTACCGACCACAACTGGAACGCCTGGCCACCGGCGCGCAGGGAATGCAAAAGGTCGTGCCGCAGGCGCGTGCGATGCTGTTGATTTCCCATGGACTCACCTGGAAGCAGGTGGCGCAGGCAACTGGCCTCAGTGTCTGCCGGGTGGAGCATTTCCGCCGGCGCTTCGTCTGCCTCGGACCTCCCGGCTTGATTGATGCAGAGCCGCTGAAGCGCACGGTGCCACGTCGTGGAGCTCGTGAGGATCAGCGGCAGAGAGCCGCGTAGCGCCAGGAAGAGCAGAGACTACTTCGCCGCATCGCGCCAGATCCAGCGCAGCGTTTCCGGCAGGAGCATCGCACCATGCTTGCCATTGTGCGTGCCTTCGCCGAGTTCGAACATGTAGTCCCAGCCTGCGAACTTCAATGCCGCAGCCATGTCCTGGTTTGCCAGCGGCCAGTTGCCAAACTGGTTGTCGAGGTCGTTCTTCCCATCCTGCAGGAACACACGGATGGCGCGGCGCTTTTCCAGCAGGGCCTTCTGCTCAGGGGTCGTGTAGGTGCCACCGGAAACCTTGAGTGCGGTTTTGCGAATGAGAGCCGGGTAGATGTATCCGCCGCGGATGTTG contains these protein-coding regions:
- a CDS encoding alpha/beta hydrolase, with protein sequence MRPSLLTSFFALVLCVSASAMDDYKLGPLSQENPSVPKGKVIAMTPIADSKVFPGTTRDWWIYVPAQYTPEKPANLMVFQDGHDYVKTTGNWRVPVVFDNLIASGDMPVTIGVFINPGHNGSYKPENAWRVSNRGKEYNTLGNAYTRFLLEEVLPQVQKDYKLTENPEGWAIGGASSGAICAFTVAWERPDKFRKVFSTIGSYVDLAGGHAYPYLIRVHERKPIRIYLQDGENDLDNPYGNWPLANKMMYAALTYMKYDVKFELGDGQHNSKHGGAIFPEAMKWLWGDARK
- a CDS encoding PAS domain-containing sensor histidine kinase → MKLPLLRSPLPLRHAIPLIVLAFGLLWTGISTWLHLQSELAEAEERVMHDASAVASVLADASVLKLPDHQEMNRRIANSFKAVRWAVFVDENGSLVCSTNPEWTNKPYRQVLPDGAIALMEKALQDGNPHHSNGDGSHVWAVQPVPAGNEEGHHRAAIVQHDLTASLKHERDLVFEHALLTGAVQVVGCGILWWLLSRFLRSRMNHLFQTDDTTLLQAVGAKPAFNSKTDEFSEIFRVLKESGNRLDQIADNIEDVFFLTTPDKKVVYVSPAYARLFGRDPAELMRDSYEAWKRSVLEEYHDTLWHVSDPLLEGAPEVQCEFRIRRADGKIRWVELRMFPVRDERGGLTKMAGLSRDVTERKELEQEILNISERERRRIGNDIHDDLCQRLAAIKFKSEFIANHLKNNESPLAAQASEICFLMSESTKLCRGIARGLSPVDLIGEGFMVGMNKLVKATESLYDIPCFFYCPNSVMVESPSAAVHLYRISQEFLNNAVRHGNPTSIEVRLEMNAEFVRIEVTNDGKSFQGPGPNNQGMGLKIQKYRAAAIGAMIQIQPRSDGVDGTVATCIAPHSSCNPDTPSTP
- a CDS encoding IS630 family transposase gives rise to the protein MARTGRPVIHIVLSDSERDFLELLCRKRSAPITEVKRAKSILLMAEGLANKAIARRVGFCPATVGTLRSRFDQVRLEGISDLPRSGPPRKIGDDKVEALIAKTLHTKPKGATHWSTRKMAGKMGISHDSVSRIWRAFGLKPHRADSFQISTDPHYVDKVRDVVGLYMSPPENALVLCVDEKSQIQALERSQPVLPMRPGKPEGHTPEYYRHGTTSLFAALDVKSGKVIAKCYPRHRAKEFMAFLINIENHVAAEVCAGKEVHLILDNYATHKSASVMKWLIKRPHWHLHFTPTHASWLNQVERFFALITNEAIRRGNFLSVQKLVAAIQSYLDEHNAQPKPFVWTAGADRILENTANFCKSIV
- a CDS encoding SMP-30/gluconolactonase/LRE family protein, which produces MRSIIALLALAIVGNVTAQDTSTHAILIEGEDWKEAVTGQTFTDGLCATEDGSLLFTDVRVGKGIYKLGLDGKVTLMIDEQPGISGLALGPDGRIYACQNKASRVVVFEKDGTVKELMKDVKPNDLIVTKKGFVYFTETGTKRIHGIAPDGKTFVADEGHVLRPNGITLSADQTTLAVSEHGGKNVWSWQIQPDGKLVGGAPNMTMQVSPNNAKGEALGDGSTTDAAGRYYVTSELGIQVFDATGRHSGTVALPFQGAKIVSVEFAGPNHEWLFVCAGDRIFKRKTQTQGAWQKPVQQ
- a CDS encoding response regulator, coding for MSTTDANQTTQKRRIAMVDDHTMLREGLQQLVDSQPDLVCCSTASNTQDALRALEKDKPDLLAVDISMPGRNGLELIKDALTLYPDLAILVISMHDEGFYAQRVLKAGARGYVMKDADGATLLHAMRTVLNGGRYLSPAMSEYVMDAFSGKSSGRSADGVQGLSDREFEVFQLLGEGKSTEGIAEALNISPKTVEVHRAHIRDRLKLENGAAVVRYAVRWVENQKLGVPM
- a CDS encoding helix-turn-helix domain-containing protein, translating into MSRKTPTFNLLIDRYRPQLERLATGAQGMQKVVPQARAMLLISHGLTWKQVAQATGLSVCRVEHFRRRFVCLGPPGLIDAEPLKRTVPRRGAREDQRQRAA
- a CDS encoding serine aminopeptidase domain-containing protein; this translates as MATSKKTVKPSLGKDTWQSYDGKVMPWSDKPVQGQKKPKAVVITVHGLSGAAMDFWMLEDEWPRRNVAVCGMQLRGQGNDPVKRDRGNVSSAKVWQKDLVTFHQLVRERYPGVPVFWYSESLGTLIALHAITSQMPDSSQWPAGIVMSSPAAGLRLRPKGLRATMLNTAIATMPFIRVNLERLGGVNDKDIRVTHDTTHGAQMAITSHYVSHFSLRLLGEVDLMMRTVPAAAPQVQVPVLMLASPNDVIASEEQIRAFFEILGSHDKTIHWYLESYHLLLHDTQRQQVLKDATEWVESRAGSARP
- a CDS encoding M14 family metallopeptidase → MASSNPYDHRSHDYRLLVKRWKAFCKDAKLKLQPFACSAEEHIYFIETARELAAQGEPWIYISAGVHGDESAPPWGLLEWAEAHVDLLRRHPFLIFPVLNPTGLILNTRADYAGMDLNRNFNHPSEPVVASWRKVIKGRKLAIGLCLHEDYDGQGCYLYELNGSKHILGERILADTSVLIPKDCRKRIDGRAAKAGLIRRKVIPEMTGQPEAIVLHLHGAPITLTFESPSEFCIVERIAVQKRFIESSLKHALGLT